From Brochothrix thermosphacta DSM 20171 = FSL F6-1036, a single genomic window includes:
- a CDS encoding BMC domain-containing protein yields the protein MENRALGLIEVYGYLGAIATADATLKAADVELVNAEKISGGLTTIQVMGDVGAVTAGVESGRVVAESLGCLLSSHVIARMDADTQALLIEKKKVKQTVETVPEKKTTASSMTKLQQLEKMKVDQLRKLALEKQVKAIKKGDIKFANKAKLVKALLDHSESGDNE from the coding sequence ATGGAAAATAGAGCGCTAGGCTTAATTGAAGTGTATGGCTATCTCGGTGCAATTGCAACGGCGGATGCCACATTAAAAGCAGCAGATGTTGAATTGGTCAATGCCGAAAAAATCAGTGGCGGCTTAACTACCATCCAAGTCATGGGGGATGTTGGTGCGGTTACCGCTGGAGTGGAAAGTGGACGTGTTGTTGCAGAGTCACTGGGTTGTTTATTATCCAGTCATGTGATTGCTCGCATGGATGCTGACACACAGGCCTTACTGATTGAAAAAAAAAAAGTGAAACAAACGGTTGAAACAGTGCCTGAAAAGAAAACAACAGCTTCTTCAATGACTAAATTACAACAATTGGAAAAAATGAAGGTCGATCAATTGCGAAAATTAGCGTTAGAAAAACAAGTGAAGGCGATTAAAAAAGGTGATATTAAATTTGCTAATAAAGCGAAGCTAGTAAAAGCCTTATTAGACCATTCAGAAAGTGGTGACAACGAATGA
- a CDS encoding 1-propanol dehydrogenase PduQ yields MKEISIKTTVYTGEDALGHLATIANKKVFIVTDPFIVSSGMIEQVTSRLQQSVEHLVFSEITPDPPIETVVKGIDTMAEFAADIILAVGGGSAIDAAKAMKYFGETLRNLKGTQFIVIPTTSGTGSEVTNFSIITSADKGVKYPLVTNAILPDIAILETNLVKSVPPHITADTGMDVLTHALEAYVSTNANDVSDALAEKVVQLVFEYLPRAYKNGADMEAREKMHMASCMAGMAFNMASLGINHGIAHAAGAKLHIAHGRLNTVLMPAIIRYNSHIDEVQGVPANLAAERYAHLAKLLGLSITNRRVAVKNLMRAIEKLRQTLEMPATLKQCGVTVDTITALEVEIATAALVDGCTATNPRVPTNDEVVSILRHVL; encoded by the coding sequence ATGAAAGAAATTAGCATTAAAACAACGGTATACACAGGGGAAGATGCATTGGGACATTTGGCAACAATCGCAAACAAAAAAGTGTTTATTGTCACTGATCCATTTATCGTATCATCAGGTATGATCGAACAAGTCACAAGCCGTTTGCAACAATCAGTCGAACATCTTGTTTTTAGTGAAATAACACCAGATCCACCGATTGAAACAGTGGTTAAAGGCATTGATACAATGGCAGAATTTGCTGCTGATATTATTTTAGCAGTGGGGGGCGGTTCAGCAATCGATGCGGCGAAAGCGATGAAATATTTCGGTGAAACCTTACGCAATCTAAAAGGCACACAGTTCATTGTTATTCCAACAACGAGCGGAACTGGCTCTGAAGTCACGAATTTTTCGATTATTACCAGTGCTGATAAAGGCGTTAAATATCCACTTGTCACAAACGCAATTTTACCAGATATTGCGATTCTCGAAACAAACCTTGTGAAATCAGTGCCACCTCATATTACAGCGGATACAGGAATGGATGTGTTAACACATGCTTTAGAAGCCTATGTTTCGACCAACGCGAACGATGTGAGTGACGCTTTAGCTGAAAAAGTAGTACAGCTTGTTTTTGAATACTTACCGCGTGCTTATAAAAATGGTGCTGACATGGAAGCGCGTGAGAAAATGCATATGGCTTCGTGCATGGCCGGAATGGCATTTAATATGGCATCACTCGGAATTAACCACGGGATTGCACATGCAGCGGGGGCCAAATTACATATCGCTCATGGTCGTTTAAATACCGTATTAATGCCAGCCATTATTCGCTATAACAGTCATATTGACGAGGTACAGGGTGTACCCGCTAATCTTGCAGCAGAACGTTACGCACATTTGGCAAAATTGTTGGGATTGTCCATCACGAATAGACGCGTGGCAGTTAAAAACTTGATGCGAGCGATTGAAAAATTACGACAAACACTTGAAATGCCAGCCACATTAAAACAATGTGGTGTTACAGTAGACACAATCACAGCGCTAGAAGTTGAAATAGCAACAGCTGCACTCGTTGATGGTTGTACAGCAACTAATCCACGTGTACCGACAAATGATGAAGTTGTGTCGATTTTACGACATGTCCTTTAA
- a CDS encoding BMC domain-containing protein, with the protein MSEQEKQRMIQEYVPGKQVTLAHIIASPNREIYTKLGLADESYGAIGILTITPSEAAIIAVDIATKAGAVEIGFIDRFSGSVVLTGDVSSVEAAISEVLVGLQTILGFTGTKITRT; encoded by the coding sequence ATGTCTGAACAAGAAAAACAACGTATGATTCAAGAATATGTTCCTGGTAAACAAGTCACTTTGGCACATATTATTGCGAGCCCTAACCGCGAAATCTATACAAAACTTGGTTTAGCCGATGAAAGTTATGGTGCGATTGGTATTTTAACGATTACGCCTAGTGAGGCAGCAATAATAGCTGTTGATATTGCGACAAAAGCAGGAGCCGTCGAGATTGGTTTTATCGACCGTTTTAGTGGTTCTGTTGTTTTAACAGGCGATGTATCATCTGTTGAAGCAGCTATCAGTGAAGTGTTAGTTGGTTTACAAACGATACTCGGATTTACAGGCACAAAAATCACCAGAACATAG
- the eutC gene encoding ethanolamine ammonia-lyase subunit EutC, which translates to MNEKDLKVMIEDILTEMTGAKTEKTPENPKSETPNNAVSVVEDGMIPDITEVVIKEQFMVENPRDKAGYMKMKQFTPARLGLGRAGTRYKTQSVLRFRADHAAAQDAVFSYVDEALVEEMQFVSTETLCRDKDEYVTRPDLGRVFSEEMAQKITSHTTKAAKIQVVVGDGLSSAAIGANIREILPSIKQGLKMFNLEFNEVIFVKHCRVHAMDQIGELTDAGVVCLLIGERPGLVTAESMSAYIAYRPTVGMPEARRTVISNIHKGGTPPVEAGAFVAELIKEMLDKQKSGIDLKES; encoded by the coding sequence TTGAACGAAAAAGACTTAAAAGTAATGATTGAAGATATCTTAACTGAAATGACAGGAGCGAAAACGGAAAAAACACCAGAAAATCCAAAAAGCGAAACACCAAATAATGCTGTTTCCGTTGTGGAAGATGGGATGATTCCTGATATTACAGAAGTAGTCATTAAAGAACAATTTATGGTAGAGAATCCGCGTGATAAAGCGGGTTATATGAAAATGAAACAATTTACACCCGCACGTTTAGGTTTAGGTCGTGCAGGTACACGTTATAAAACACAATCGGTGTTACGTTTCCGTGCCGATCATGCCGCTGCTCAAGATGCCGTGTTCTCATATGTAGATGAAGCGCTTGTAGAAGAGATGCAATTTGTTTCAACCGAAACACTGTGTCGTGATAAAGATGAGTATGTGACCCGCCCCGATCTGGGCCGCGTTTTCTCTGAGGAAATGGCTCAAAAAATCACGAGTCATACGACGAAAGCAGCTAAAATCCAAGTCGTTGTAGGGGATGGGTTAAGTTCAGCTGCAATTGGAGCTAACATTCGTGAAATTTTACCTTCTATTAAACAAGGCTTAAAAATGTTTAACCTTGAATTTAATGAAGTCATTTTTGTTAAACATTGTCGTGTACATGCAATGGATCAAATTGGCGAATTAACAGATGCCGGCGTTGTCTGTTTACTAATTGGTGAACGTCCTGGGTTAGTCACAGCAGAATCAATGAGTGCTTATATCGCTTACCGTCCAACTGTGGGAATGCCAGAAGCACGTCGTACCGTTATTTCAAACATTCATAAAGGTGGAACACCACCTGTTGAAGCCGGTGCATTTGTTGCTGAATTAATCAAAGAAATGCTCGATAAACAAAAATCAGGAATCGACTTAAAAGAAAGCTAA
- a CDS encoding EutP/PduV family microcompartment system protein, whose product MKKVIFMGPVGCGKTTLSQRMLGLALQYDKTQAVAFYLDIIDTPGEYILHRQYYSALSVTAAEADVIALMQSATDKTQVYSPGFGSIFPKPVIGIVSKTDIAESDAVIQQTKQRLREAGARQVFCLSAVDEMGVKELLAYLEEEEIK is encoded by the coding sequence TTGAAAAAAGTTATCTTTATGGGCCCAGTAGGTTGCGGGAAAACGACATTATCACAAAGAATGTTAGGGCTCGCTTTACAGTATGATAAAACACAGGCAGTGGCTTTTTACCTTGATATTATTGACACGCCAGGGGAATATATTTTACATCGCCAGTATTACAGTGCATTATCAGTTACTGCAGCAGAAGCTGATGTTATCGCTTTAATGCAAAGTGCCACAGATAAAACACAAGTTTATTCACCCGGATTTGGTAGTATCTTTCCAAAACCAGTCATTGGGATTGTGTCAAAAACTGATATTGCTGAATCCGATGCAGTGATACAACAAACGAAACAACGCTTGCGTGAAGCAGGGGCACGCCAAGTTTTTTGCTTATCAGCTGTGGATGAAATGGGTGTTAAGGAGTTATTAGCTTATCTAGAGGAGGAAGAAATTAAATGA
- a CDS encoding ethanolamine ammonia-lyase subunit EutB has protein sequence MILKTSLFGKVYAFQSVMEVMAKANEEKSGDRLAGVAANSAEERVAAKVVLAQLQLKDLFNNPAVPYEKDEVTRIIVDQVNLRIYESIKNWTVEEFREWLLDTNTTDFNIKHISRGLTAEMIAAVTKLMSNLDLVVAAKKIHIEKTANTTIGRAGTFSARLQPNHPTDDPDGIMASLMEGLSYGIGDAVIGLNPVDDSTESVKRVLHRFEEFRSEWDIPTQTCVLAHVKTQMEAMKQGAPTGLVFQSIAGSEKGNTAFGFDGGTISDANQMALETGMAAGPNVMYFETGQGSELSSDAHYGCDQLTMEARCYGFAKKYDPFLVNTVVGFIGPEYLYDSKQVIRAGLEDHFMGKLTGISMGVDVCYTNHMKTDQNDIENLSVLLTAAGCTYIMGIPHGDDVMLNYQTTGYHETATLRDTFGLKPISEFDQWMEKMGLSENGKLTSRAGDASIFLK, from the coding sequence ATGATTTTAAAAACAAGTTTATTTGGAAAAGTGTATGCTTTTCAATCAGTAATGGAAGTAATGGCGAAAGCCAATGAAGAAAAATCGGGTGACCGCTTAGCTGGTGTCGCGGCAAACTCAGCAGAAGAACGTGTAGCAGCAAAAGTTGTGCTGGCACAGTTGCAATTAAAGGATTTATTTAATAACCCTGCAGTACCGTATGAAAAAGATGAAGTGACACGTATTATTGTTGACCAAGTCAATCTCCGTATTTATGAAAGTATTAAAAATTGGACGGTTGAAGAATTCCGCGAATGGTTGCTTGATACAAACACAACAGACTTTAACATTAAACATATTTCACGTGGTTTAACTGCAGAAATGATTGCGGCAGTCACAAAATTAATGTCGAATCTCGATTTAGTTGTTGCAGCTAAAAAAATTCATATCGAAAAAACGGCCAATACTACAATTGGTCGTGCAGGAACTTTCTCAGCACGTTTACAACCCAATCATCCAACAGATGATCCAGATGGTATTATGGCATCGTTAATGGAAGGTTTATCTTATGGGATTGGTGATGCAGTAATCGGTTTAAATCCTGTAGATGATTCAACTGAAAGTGTGAAACGTGTGTTACATCGTTTTGAAGAATTCCGTTCTGAATGGGATATTCCAACACAAACGTGTGTGCTTGCTCATGTTAAAACACAAATGGAAGCAATGAAACAAGGCGCACCTACTGGTTTAGTATTCCAATCAATTGCTGGCTCTGAAAAAGGGAATACAGCGTTTGGTTTTGATGGGGGAACGATTAGCGATGCGAACCAAATGGCATTAGAAACTGGAATGGCTGCTGGACCAAACGTGATGTACTTTGAAACAGGTCAAGGTTCTGAGTTATCATCAGATGCCCATTATGGTTGTGATCAATTAACAATGGAAGCACGTTGTTATGGCTTCGCTAAAAAATACGATCCGTTTTTAGTTAATACAGTGGTTGGCTTCATCGGACCCGAGTATTTATATGACTCAAAACAAGTGATTCGTGCCGGACTTGAAGATCATTTTATGGGTAAATTAACAGGTATTTCGATGGGTGTTGATGTGTGTTACACCAATCATATGAAAACGGACCAAAATGACATCGAAAACTTGTCTGTTTTATTAACAGCTGCAGGCTGTACCTACATTATGGGTATTCCACATGGGGATGATGTCATGTTGAACTATCAAACAACAGGCTATCATGAAACGGCAACATTACGCGATACCTTTGGCTTAAAACCAATCAGTGAATTTGATCAATGGATGGAAAAAATGGGCTTGAGTGAAAATGGTAAATTAACAAGCCGTGCCGGTGACGCATCAATCTTCCTCAAATAA
- the eutL gene encoding ethanolamine utilization microcompartment protein EutL gives MKADRLGTTVLSAKIISNVDEAMAKQLNLNPAQRSLGIITADCDDVTYIALDEATKAVPVDVVYARSFYGGAGNAQTKLAGEVIGIIAGPSPAEVKSGLDVALATIENGPSFISANDDDSVPYLAYCIARTGSHLAKEANITEGEAIAYLIAPPMEALYALDFALKAADVSLAAFYGPPSETNFVGALLTGSQSACSAACDAFERAVIEVAENPLNY, from the coding sequence ATGAAAGCAGATCGATTAGGAACGACAGTATTGAGTGCGAAAATCATTTCAAACGTTGATGAAGCAATGGCAAAACAATTGAATCTTAACCCGGCACAACGGAGTTTAGGAATTATTACTGCTGATTGTGATGATGTCACTTACATTGCATTAGATGAAGCAACAAAAGCAGTACCTGTAGATGTCGTTTATGCGCGTAGTTTTTATGGCGGTGCTGGGAATGCTCAAACAAAATTAGCGGGTGAAGTGATTGGAATTATTGCTGGTCCAAGTCCCGCTGAAGTGAAAAGTGGGTTGGATGTTGCGCTGGCAACAATTGAAAATGGTCCTTCTTTTATTAGCGCAAATGACGATGATTCTGTGCCTTACTTAGCCTATTGTATTGCACGTACAGGAAGTCATTTAGCGAAAGAAGCTAACATTACTGAGGGTGAAGCGATTGCTTATTTAATTGCACCACCGATGGAAGCCCTTTATGCCTTAGATTTTGCATTAAAAGCAGCAGATGTTAGTTTGGCTGCATTTTATGGACCGCCTTCAGAAACAAACTTTGTTGGCGCACTATTAACAGGTTCACAATCTGCTTGTTCAGCAGCATGTGATGCGTTTGAACGTGCAGTGATTGAAGTGGCTGAAAATCCACTAAATTATTAA
- the eutA gene encoding ethanolamine ammonia-lyase reactivating factor EutA: MLEKMLTVGIDLGTSTTQLVLSELTIENLASAFSVPRITISDKRVIYRSDIIFTPLLSEEVIDAEAIKTFVSQQYQKAGIKKEHIQMGAVIITGETARKENSALVLEALSGFSGDFVVATAGPDLESIIAAKGAGAHTYSEKTRKSVVNLDIGGGTTNLAVFTDGELIDTACFDIGGRLVKINPDTREITFITEKIKRVIASAGWDIKVGQTASVKKLTPLAQEMACILAQSIGAAEKSPYYEQSITHHGLTSNVASDYVSFSGGVADCIAVELGSDPFEFGDMGQLLGWAIAQSSAFQAMAIIPSVETIRATVVGAGSHTAEISGSTISYTGASLPLRNLPVLKLTDADNRLESEPLAKSITEKLGWYKVNEEFQMIALGFEGEPSPSFTRIQSLAKAIVTGLQPLIEKNYPVVIVVAQDMAKALGQALFAELPQAHPFVCLDSVKVENGDYIDIGLPVAEGKVLPVIVKTLVFN; encoded by the coding sequence ATGTTAGAAAAGATGTTAACTGTCGGGATCGATTTAGGAACGTCAACCACACAACTCGTATTGTCGGAATTAACGATTGAAAACCTCGCATCCGCCTTCAGTGTGCCGCGAATTACTATTTCTGATAAACGCGTGATTTATCGCAGTGATATTATATTCACGCCGCTTCTTTCAGAAGAAGTGATTGATGCAGAAGCAATTAAAACATTTGTTTCTCAACAATACCAAAAAGCAGGTATTAAAAAAGAACACATCCAAATGGGTGCCGTTATCATCACAGGTGAAACCGCGCGAAAAGAAAATTCAGCCTTAGTTCTAGAGGCATTAAGTGGTTTTTCAGGAGATTTTGTAGTGGCAACAGCGGGACCAGATTTAGAAAGTATTATTGCAGCTAAAGGTGCAGGTGCACATACGTATTCAGAAAAAACGCGCAAATCGGTGGTCAACCTCGATATTGGTGGTGGTACGACTAATCTAGCTGTGTTTACTGATGGAGAACTGATCGATACCGCTTGTTTTGATATCGGAGGGCGCTTAGTTAAAATCAATCCAGACACCCGTGAAATCACTTTTATTACAGAGAAAATCAAACGGGTTATTGCTTCTGCAGGTTGGGATATCAAAGTGGGTCAAACAGCCAGCGTTAAAAAGTTAACACCATTAGCACAAGAAATGGCATGTATATTGGCTCAAAGCATTGGTGCAGCTGAAAAAAGCCCTTATTATGAACAATCAATTACGCACCATGGCTTAACAAGTAATGTGGCAAGTGATTATGTATCATTCTCTGGCGGGGTTGCCGACTGTATCGCTGTTGAGCTGGGAAGTGATCCGTTTGAATTTGGTGATATGGGGCAGTTATTAGGTTGGGCAATTGCTCAATCATCAGCGTTTCAAGCAATGGCAATTATTCCTTCAGTTGAAACGATTCGAGCCACCGTTGTTGGTGCAGGTTCGCATACCGCAGAAATCAGCGGCAGTACGATTTCGTATACAGGTGCGAGTTTGCCGCTACGAAATTTACCAGTATTAAAACTAACTGATGCAGACAACCGTTTAGAAAGTGAACCGTTGGCGAAGAGTATCACTGAAAAACTCGGTTGGTACAAGGTAAATGAAGAGTTTCAAATGATAGCTTTAGGATTTGAAGGTGAACCCAGCCCAAGCTTTACACGTATCCAATCCCTAGCGAAGGCAATTGTCACAGGTTTACAGCCCCTTATTGAGAAGAACTATCCAGTTGTGATTGTTGTTGCTCAAGATATGGCAAAAGCGTTAGGTCAAGCATTGTTTGCTGAATTACCACAAGCGCATCCCTTTGTTTGTCTTGACAGTGTCAAGGTAGAAAATGGCGACTATATTGACATTGGTTTACCGGTAGCAGAAGGAAAAGTGTTACCTGTTATCGTTAAAACACTCGTCTTCAATTAA
- a CDS encoding sensor histidine kinase, producing MSKAELRRLCEKHLDLSSADIAELVRVSEELETSSRYEEVDVFIDIFDQVTREAVVVYHKRPVCLPSLYQGNVVGLEANKKNEPGVYRTMTTSLNSMGLYANSQEQRLIKQTVYPIRNDCRTIGVLIVEEAAREPHKRTSLQVEPFFHLEDAILADEINEELLVFDNQGILIKANRAAHLFYQQIGYIGRIQGLHYDNLALDSTTYDFLLYQLERQKHETETVIKYDNYHLSIKKIWTKHDDQLMMIIRDVTDIKNKEAEIISKSVAILEIHHRVKNILQSVVSLLRIQARRVTSEEAKIALQESINRMLVIAQTHEMLSMQVEDALELKPILTSISHNIERLFTNIQPLTLEIIMTDNIYLNGNQMVSLSLVINEILQNVYEYAYPQGSMGRVIITVKKHNQIVDLTITDFGCGYNTKTAGQTSLGLMIIKSYVSEKLKGKLSISSGEKGTTTHILFKNTLEQ from the coding sequence ATGAGTAAAGCAGAACTGAGACGTCTTTGTGAAAAACATTTGGATTTAAGCTCGGCAGATATTGCAGAACTCGTCCGTGTTTCAGAAGAACTTGAAACATCATCTCGATATGAAGAAGTAGATGTTTTTATTGATATTTTTGATCAGGTGACTCGCGAAGCAGTGGTTGTTTATCATAAACGACCCGTTTGTTTACCATCTCTTTATCAAGGTAATGTTGTGGGTTTGGAAGCGAATAAAAAAAATGAACCCGGTGTTTATCGTACGATGACAACAAGTTTAAATTCGATGGGGCTATATGCAAATAGTCAAGAACAGCGTTTAATCAAACAAACAGTGTATCCTATTCGGAATGATTGCCGTACAATAGGTGTTTTGATTGTTGAGGAAGCAGCACGAGAACCCCATAAAAGAACGAGTCTTCAAGTTGAACCCTTCTTCCATTTAGAAGATGCCATCTTAGCAGATGAAATCAACGAAGAACTACTTGTGTTTGATAATCAAGGGATTCTCATTAAAGCAAATAGAGCAGCTCATCTTTTTTATCAACAGATTGGGTATATCGGTAGAATTCAGGGGTTACATTATGATAATTTAGCGCTGGATAGCACTACTTATGATTTTTTACTGTATCAATTAGAACGTCAAAAACATGAAACAGAGACAGTCATTAAATATGATAATTACCACTTGTCCATTAAAAAGATATGGACGAAGCACGATGATCAATTGATGATGATTATTCGGGATGTCACAGATATCAAAAACAAAGAAGCAGAAATTATTTCGAAGTCAGTTGCTATTTTGGAAATACATCATCGCGTTAAAAATATTTTACAGTCTGTTGTTTCATTGCTAAGAATACAAGCAAGACGAGTGACAAGCGAAGAGGCTAAAATTGCACTGCAAGAGAGCATTAATCGTATGTTGGTGATTGCTCAAACACATGAAATGTTATCAATGCAAGTGGAGGATGCGTTAGAGCTAAAACCCATTCTAACATCGATCTCTCATAATATTGAACGGTTATTTACTAATATTCAACCGCTAACACTTGAGATAATAATGACGGATAACATCTACTTAAATGGTAATCAGATGGTGAGTTTATCACTTGTTATCAATGAAATACTCCAAAACGTTTACGAATATGCGTATCCGCAAGGCAGTATGGGGCGTGTGATAATTACCGTGAAAAAACACAATCAAATTGTTGATTTAACAATTACTGATTTTGGCTGTGGCTATAATACCAAAACCGCGGGTCAAACAAGTTTAGGTTTAATGATTATTAAAAGTTATGTCAGCGAAAAATTAAAAGGTAAATTATCAATCTCATCAGGAGAAAAAGGGACAACGACCCATATTCTCTTTAAAAACACACTTGAACAGTGA
- a CDS encoding cob(I)yrinic acid a,c-diamide adenosyltransferase, which translates to MKLYTKTGDAGQTKLVGGTSVAKSSERVASYGTIDELNAWLGYTLIQLNPLHADICYDIETIQQLLFDCGTDLATPAGHRAYRLSEKDVIWLEGRIDVYADEPPMIEHFIIPGGTRDAALLHVARTTTRRAERHVVALLQEEEINGAALRFLNRLSDYFYAVARAVNTRQGQTDVFYQNSDKVFHNF; encoded by the coding sequence ATGAAACTTTATACAAAAACAGGTGATGCGGGTCAAACAAAACTGGTCGGGGGTACAAGTGTTGCTAAATCTTCGGAACGTGTGGCATCTTACGGAACGATTGATGAATTAAACGCATGGTTGGGTTATACGTTAATACAACTTAATCCGCTGCATGCTGATATTTGTTACGATATCGAAACGATTCAACAACTGTTATTTGATTGTGGCACAGACTTGGCAACACCAGCGGGTCATCGTGCGTATCGCTTAAGTGAAAAGGATGTTATTTGGCTTGAAGGGCGCATCGATGTTTATGCGGATGAACCCCCAATGATTGAACATTTTATCATACCAGGAGGCACACGAGATGCTGCGTTATTACATGTGGCTCGAACAACGACCCGTCGTGCCGAACGTCATGTTGTCGCACTATTACAAGAAGAAGAAATAAATGGGGCGGCCTTACGTTTCCTTAATCGCCTCTCAGATTATTTTTATGCAGTAGCTCGTGCGGTCAATACGCGTCAAGGCCAAACAGATGTCTTTTATCAAAATTCAGATAAGGTTTTTCATAATTTTTAA